GACGCTCCTCGGGCTCGCGGCGGCCCCCGAGTTCCACGCGGCCGTCGTGCTCCTCTTCCTCACCGGCTTCTTCTCGATCGTCTGCATCGCGAGCTGCAGCACGACGCTCCAGCTCGCCGCGCCCGACGAGCTGCGGGGCCGCGTGATGAGTCTCCACACGCTGATGTTCGGCGGCAGCTTTCCGCTGGGCGCGTTCATGACGGGCGCGATCGCCGAGGCCTTCGGCGTGGCGGCGGCCCTCGTCGCGGCCGCGGGCGCCGGGCTCGCGGGCCTGGCCGCGATCGCGCTCTGGTGGCGCTCGCAGCGCCTCTAGCGCGCGTCGGCCGCGCTCAGACGTACGCGGGGCCGTCGATGACCGGGTGCCCGGCGAGGAAGCCCTCGTCCACCTCGACGCCGATTCCCGGCTTCGGAAGCGGCGCGACGCGGCCCTCGCGGTCGAGCGCGTAGGGCGCGCTCGTGAGCTCGTCGCGGAAGAGGTTGCCCCGCGACACGTCCGCCTCGAAGTACCCCCCGTTCTCGATCGCCGCGAGGAAGTGGATGGATGCGGCCATGTTGAGGCCGGTCATGGACGTATGGGGATGGATCGGGAGCTTCCAGGCGCTCGCCATGGCGGCGATGCGCAGGCCCTCGGTGACGCCGCCGGTCTTCGAGAGGTCGGGCTGGAGGATCGTGATCACGCGGTCCTCGAGGACGCGCGTGAACTCGAAGCGCGTGTAGTGGTTCTCGCCTGCGGCCAGCGGCACCCGGCCGAAGGTCGCGGCGAGCGCGTAGCTCCGGTGGTCGTGGGCGGGGAACGGCTCCTCGAGCCAGCCGACGCCGTGCGCCTCGAGGCCGGGCATGGCCCGGCGCGCGTCCGCCACCGTGTAGCCCGTGTTCGCGTCGGTCAGGATCACGAGGCCGTCGCCGAAGGCCTTTCGCACGGCGGCGACGCGCTCGAGGTCGCGCTCCGGCGTGTCGCCGATCCTGAGCTTGAGCGCCCGGTACCCCTGGCCGACGAGGGCGCGGGCCTCGTCCACGAGCTTCGCCGGCTCCTGATAGCCCAGCGAGACGCCCCCCGCGTACGCCGGGATCGGCCGGGCGGTCCCGCCGAGGACCCGGTAGAGCGGCCACCCGACCGCCTTGCCGCGGATGTCCCAGAGCGCCATGTCGATCCCGCTGAGCCCGATCGCGGCGCCGGCGCCCATGCCGTGGCTCCCGAGCTGCATCTTGTAGACGCGCGCCCACACGCCGACGACGTCGGCCGCGTCGAGCCCGAGGACGAGCTGGCGCAGGGTGGTGTTGACCAGGTGGGCGACGCTTCCGGGCGCGCGGCCGTGATGCGCCTCGCCCCAGCCCACGAGGCCGTCGTCGGTCGTCACCTTGACGAGGACGGCGTCGCGCTTGACCGCGCGTCCGATGCCGAGCGTGACGCCGGCGCCCGGCGGGACCGGGAACGAGGTCGCGTAGGCCGTGACGTCCGCGATCTTCATTCCTCGCCGACCCTGACGAGGAGCTTGCCGAAGTTCCGGCCCCGGAGGAGGCCGATGAACGCGCGCGGTGCCTCCTCGAGGCCGACGACGACGTCCTCGCGGTAGCGGAGCTTCCCCTCGCGGTACCAGCCGCCCACGTCGCGCAGGAAGTCGCCGAGCCGGTCCATGTGGTCCGAGACGATGAAGCCCTTGATGAGCGCGCGGTTCACGAGGACCGGCACGAGGTTCGGTCCGGGCGGGAGCTCCGTGGCGTTGTACTGGGAGATGAGCCCGCAGAGCGGGACGCGCGCGTTCTGGTTGAGGAGCTTGAGGACGGCCGCGAGCACGTCGCCGCCGACGTTGTCGAAGTAGACGTCGATCCCGCCCGGGCACGCCTTCTGGAGCGCGGGCCCGAGCGGCTCGGCCTTGTAGTCCACGCACGCGTCGAAGCCCGCCTCCTTCACCACCCACGCGCACTTCTCGGGCGAGCCCGCGACCCCGACCGCGCGGCAGCCCGTGAGCCTGGCGAGCTGGCCGACG
The sequence above is a segment of the Candidatus Methylomirabilota bacterium genome. Coding sequences within it:
- a CDS encoding NADP-dependent oxidoreductase, encoding MQNLLNRQVLLRSRPKGEPTVSDFDLVESPLPVPGEGEILCRTIYLSLDPYMRGRMNEGRSYTGGMNPALGSVMIGGTVSEVIESRNPAFPKGGFVLGFNGWQAYAVSSGAGLRKLDPKAAPLTTALGVLGMPGLTAYVGLLDIGRPKPGETVVVSAASGAVGSIVGQLARLTGCRAVGVAGSPEKCAWVVKEAGFDACVDYKAEPLGPALQKACPGGIDVYFDNVGGDVLAAVLKLLNQNARVPLCGLISQYNATELPPGPNLVPVLVNRALIKGFIVSDHMDRLGDFLRDVGGWYREGKLRYREDVVVGLEEAPRAFIGLLRGRNFGKLLVRVGEE
- a CDS encoding mandelate racemase/muconate lactonizing enzyme family protein, with the protein product MKIADVTAYATSFPVPPGAGVTLGIGRAVKRDAVLVKVTTDDGLVGWGEAHHGRAPGSVAHLVNTTLRQLVLGLDAADVVGVWARVYKMQLGSHGMGAGAAIGLSGIDMALWDIRGKAVGWPLYRVLGGTARPIPAYAGGVSLGYQEPAKLVDEARALVGQGYRALKLRIGDTPERDLERVAAVRKAFGDGLVILTDANTGYTVADARRAMPGLEAHGVGWLEEPFPAHDHRSYALAATFGRVPLAAGENHYTRFEFTRVLEDRVITILQPDLSKTGGVTEGLRIAAMASAWKLPIHPHTSMTGLNMAASIHFLAAIENGGYFEADVSRGNLFRDELTSAPYALDREGRVAPLPKPGIGVEVDEGFLAGHPVIDGPAYV